A single window of Streptomyces xanthii DNA harbors:
- the glgP gene encoding alpha-glucan family phosphorylase, with amino-acid sequence MKAIRRFTVRPVLPGPLAPLHDLAGNLRWSWHPATRDLFAAVDPGRWAACGQDPVKLLGDVPAARLAELAADTGFLTRLREAADELRAYLHGERWFQRCDGEPPAAVAYFSPEFGITAALPQYSGGLGILAGDHLKAASDLGVPIVGVGLLYRHGYFRQSLSRDGWQQEAYPVDDPDELPLSPLREADGTPARVTLALPGGRALRARIWQARVGRVPLLLLDSDVEENDGPAREVTDRLYGGGSEHRLLQEMLLGIGGVRAVRAYCRITGHPAPEVFHSNEGHAGFLGVERIAGHVAAGLDFDAALEAVRAGTVFTTHTPVPAGIDRFGRALVAAHFGKDAELPDLGVERILALGAETYPGGDPHVFNMAVMGLRLAQRANGVSALHGRVSRAMFAGLWPGFDADEVPITSVTNGVHAPTWVAPEVLRLGADGAADPGDPARFDGVTDQELWRLRRELRGRLVDEVRERLDDSWRRRGAGAAERSWIDGALDPDVLTIGFARRVPSYKRLTLMLRDPERLTRLLLDPERPVQIVVAGKAHPADDGGKRLIQELVRFTDDPRVRHRVVFLPDYGMGMARTLYPGCDVWLNNPVRPLEACGTSGMKAALNGCLNLSVPDGWWDEWYEPDFGWAIPPADGTGTDEDRRDELEAAALYDLLERRVTPLFYERGPDGRPDRWLAMVRATLTRLGPKVLADRMVRAYVERLYAPAARSARALTPEAARRLAAWKERVRAAWPRVAVTYVGAPSGTALGSTLDLHVTVELGELTPDDVEVQAVAGRVDAEDTLARPTTVRLAPAGGPDGAGRWSYAGPLALDRTGPYGYTVRVLPHHPLLASPAETGLVAVPAQAAGEGGGVLLR; translated from the coding sequence GTGAAGGCCATCCGCCGATTCACCGTCCGTCCCGTCCTGCCCGGACCGCTCGCCCCGCTCCACGACCTCGCCGGCAATCTGCGCTGGTCCTGGCATCCCGCCACCCGCGACCTGTTCGCCGCCGTCGACCCCGGCCGCTGGGCCGCGTGCGGGCAGGACCCCGTGAAGCTGCTCGGGGACGTGCCGGCGGCCCGGCTCGCGGAACTCGCCGCCGACACGGGTTTCCTGACCCGGCTGCGCGAGGCCGCCGACGAGCTGCGCGCCTACCTGCACGGGGAGCGCTGGTTCCAGCGGTGCGACGGTGAACCGCCCGCCGCCGTCGCCTACTTCTCGCCCGAGTTCGGCATCACCGCCGCGCTGCCCCAGTACTCCGGCGGCCTCGGCATCCTCGCCGGCGACCACCTCAAGGCCGCGAGCGACCTCGGCGTGCCCATCGTCGGCGTCGGACTGCTGTACCGGCACGGGTACTTCCGGCAGTCCCTGTCCCGGGACGGCTGGCAGCAGGAGGCGTACCCCGTCGACGACCCCGACGAGCTGCCGCTGAGCCCGCTGCGCGAGGCCGACGGCACGCCCGCCCGGGTGACGCTCGCCCTGCCCGGCGGGCGCGCGCTGCGGGCCCGGATCTGGCAGGCCCGGGTCGGCCGGGTGCCGCTGCTGCTGCTCGACTCGGACGTCGAGGAGAACGACGGGCCCGCCCGCGAGGTGACCGACCGGCTGTACGGGGGCGGCAGCGAGCACCGGCTGCTCCAGGAGATGCTGCTCGGCATCGGCGGCGTGCGCGCCGTGCGGGCGTACTGCCGGATCACCGGGCACCCCGCGCCGGAGGTCTTCCACAGCAACGAGGGCCACGCGGGCTTCCTCGGCGTCGAGCGGATCGCCGGACACGTCGCCGCCGGCCTGGACTTCGACGCCGCGCTGGAGGCCGTGCGGGCCGGCACCGTCTTCACCACGCACACGCCCGTCCCGGCCGGCATCGACCGCTTCGGACGCGCACTCGTCGCCGCCCACTTCGGCAAGGACGCCGAACTGCCCGACCTGGGCGTGGAGCGGATCCTCGCCCTGGGCGCGGAGACGTACCCGGGCGGCGACCCGCACGTCTTCAACATGGCCGTCATGGGGCTCCGGCTCGCCCAGCGCGCCAACGGGGTCTCGGCCCTGCACGGCAGGGTGAGCCGCGCGATGTTCGCCGGACTGTGGCCCGGGTTCGACGCCGACGAGGTGCCGATCACCTCCGTCACCAACGGTGTGCACGCGCCCACCTGGGTCGCCCCCGAGGTCCTCCGGCTCGGCGCGGACGGGGCGGCGGACCCCGGGGACCCGGCCCGGTTCGACGGCGTCACCGACCAGGAGCTGTGGCGGCTGCGCCGGGAGCTGCGCGGCCGGCTCGTCGACGAGGTGCGCGAGCGGCTCGACGACTCCTGGCGCCGGCGCGGCGCGGGCGCCGCCGAGCGGAGCTGGATCGACGGCGCCCTGGACCCCGACGTCCTCACCATCGGCTTCGCCCGCCGCGTCCCCTCGTACAAGCGGCTCACGCTGATGCTGCGCGACCCGGAGCGGCTGACCAGGCTGCTGCTCGACCCGGAGCGGCCCGTGCAGATCGTCGTCGCGGGCAAGGCGCACCCGGCCGACGACGGCGGCAAGCGGCTGATCCAGGAACTCGTCCGCTTCACCGACGACCCGCGCGTGCGCCACCGCGTCGTCTTCCTGCCCGACTACGGGATGGGCATGGCGCGCACCCTCTACCCCGGCTGCGACGTGTGGCTGAACAACCCCGTACGCCCCCTGGAGGCCTGCGGCACCAGCGGCATGAAGGCCGCCCTGAACGGCTGCCTCAACCTGTCCGTGCCCGACGGCTGGTGGGACGAGTGGTACGAGCCCGACTTCGGCTGGGCGATCCCGCCCGCCGACGGCACCGGCACCGACGAGGACCGGCGCGACGAGCTGGAGGCCGCCGCCCTCTACGACCTGCTGGAACGCCGGGTGACCCCCCTCTTCTACGAGCGCGGCCCGGACGGACGGCCCGACCGCTGGCTCGCGATGGTCCGCGCGACCCTCACCCGGCTCGGCCCCAAGGTCCTCGCCGACCGCATGGTCCGCGCGTACGTGGAGCGGCTCTACGCCCCTGCGGCGCGCTCGGCACGGGCGCTGACCCCGGAGGCGGCGCGGCGGCTCGCGGCCTGGAAGGAACGGGTGCGCGCCGCCTGGCCGCGGGTCGCCGTCACCTACGTGGGAGCACCGAGCGGCACCGCGCTCGGCAGCACCCTGGACCTCCATGTGACGGTGGAACTCGGGGAGTTGACGCCGGACGACGTCGAGGTGCAGGCCGTCGCCGGGCGCGTCGACGCCGAGGACACGCTCGCGCGGCCGACGACCGTACGGCTCGCACCGGCCGGCGGACCGGACGGCGCGGGCCGCTGGTCGTACGCGGGCCCCCTCGCCCTGGACCGCACCGGCCCGTACGGCTACACGGTCCGCGTCCTGCCGCACCACCCGCTGCTCGCGTCCCCGGCGGAGACCGGCCTGGTGGCCGTGCCCGCGCAGGCGGCCGGGGAGGGCGGCGGCGTGCTCCTGCGCTGA
- a CDS encoding protein kinase domain-containing protein, which produces MTLARLGAGGMGEVFLARPARIAAGYGPDDLAAVKVIRNEAARDEAYLRRFAREATAAAAVDSPYAARLVGSDASAELPWLATEFVAGPTLTQAVGRHGPLPLGALTRLGEGMARALAAVHAAGVTHRDLKPSNVLLGADGPKVIDFGVARTAAATTLTSTGRVVGTPGYMSPEHIAGGRHVVAASDVFCLASVLVYAATGEDPFGDGPVAAVLFRVAEAEARLDAVPEPVRPLLAACLTKDPADRPDAAELADRFAALRPADGPDGWPEPVLREIAESERDVRQLCATGAPLLPVPAPPSESPGNSGNSGGSEGSRGSGSSEGAGTLAPHQYPTLGPTAPPASPPPRRRARLRALAIVAAVAVAGAGLGAYLALRGGDPGGTDDGQGGGSAAPGPTTTLSPAQLTALAGVDSAGLNDASGYVPQFPAQRPAGWKAWQGRLDHAPMDCSADTRAVVCLRTDGTYEALSPSDGHRLWTHAGNAGPGDVDEAYIGPGGTRFMPGHAVAPQSRGGRTVTAAYGELRLLDSRTGKTLWKAEPPAGRGDFSRPALITDDLVVATVGGVSLAAETAGASLRAYDLHDGSVRWDSELSQEVPDQATEYAYGPEALVDGVLYVSVPGGLSAVDPRDGGVMGQRYVTAGSGGPGGCPHLFSGGGTIQCLRLTSTGSEKTAFRINRYTPRTLKPVGHYTVPLVDGPSDQLSNVSASGARFSLAFDRPGKRLTVTDTRTGKHTATVSLPGLGAGVSPPLLTDGRAVFADNHALYLLPLDAAGRAGKLRKLPLPGAPGDRDEPQPNQDGTVFSEELRVPQVLLLGGVAHVVFDQGAVTSIALPNA; this is translated from the coding sequence GTGACGCTGGCGCGTCTGGGCGCGGGCGGGATGGGCGAGGTGTTCCTGGCCCGGCCGGCGCGGATCGCCGCCGGGTACGGGCCCGACGACCTGGCCGCCGTGAAGGTGATCCGCAACGAGGCCGCCCGCGACGAGGCCTATCTGCGGCGCTTCGCCCGGGAGGCGACGGCCGCCGCGGCCGTGGACAGCCCGTACGCGGCGCGCCTGGTCGGCAGTGACGCGTCGGCCGAACTCCCCTGGCTGGCCACCGAGTTCGTGGCCGGTCCGACACTCACCCAGGCGGTGGGCCGGCACGGGCCGCTGCCGCTCGGGGCGCTGACCCGGCTCGGCGAGGGAATGGCCCGGGCGCTGGCCGCCGTGCACGCCGCGGGCGTCACCCATCGTGACCTCAAGCCCTCGAACGTGCTGCTCGGCGCCGACGGGCCCAAGGTCATCGACTTCGGCGTGGCCCGTACGGCGGCCGCGACGACGCTCACCTCGACGGGCCGCGTGGTCGGCACCCCCGGCTACATGTCGCCCGAGCACATCGCGGGCGGGCGGCACGTGGTGGCGGCGTCGGACGTGTTCTGTCTGGCGTCCGTGCTCGTGTACGCGGCGACGGGCGAGGACCCGTTCGGCGACGGGCCGGTCGCGGCGGTGCTGTTCCGGGTGGCGGAGGCGGAGGCCCGCCTCGACGCGGTCCCGGAGCCGGTCCGCCCGCTGCTCGCGGCGTGCCTGACGAAGGACCCGGCGGACCGGCCGGACGCGGCGGAGCTGGCGGACCGGTTCGCCGCGCTGCGTCCGGCCGACGGTCCGGACGGCTGGCCCGAGCCGGTGCTGCGGGAGATCGCGGAATCGGAGCGCGACGTGCGCCAGTTGTGCGCGACGGGCGCCCCTCTGCTCCCGGTGCCCGCCCCGCCTTCCGAAAGCCCCGGGAACTCCGGGAACTCCGGCGGTTCCGAGGGCTCAAGGGGCTCGGGGAGCTCCGAAGGCGCCGGAACGCTCGCCCCGCACCAGTACCCGACGCTCGGCCCCACCGCACCCCCGGCGAGCCCGCCGCCCCGGCGGCGCGCCCGGCTGCGGGCCCTCGCGATCGTCGCGGCCGTCGCGGTGGCGGGCGCCGGACTGGGCGCGTACCTGGCGCTGCGCGGCGGCGACCCCGGCGGTACCGACGACGGCCAGGGCGGCGGTTCGGCGGCGCCCGGCCCCACGACGACGCTGTCCCCGGCGCAGCTCACCGCGCTGGCCGGGGTCGACTCCGCCGGACTCAACGACGCCAGCGGGTACGTCCCGCAGTTCCCGGCCCAGCGCCCCGCCGGCTGGAAGGCCTGGCAGGGTCGTCTCGACCACGCCCCGATGGACTGCTCCGCCGACACCCGGGCCGTGGTCTGCCTGCGGACCGACGGCACGTACGAGGCCCTGTCGCCGTCCGACGGGCACCGGCTGTGGACGCACGCCGGGAACGCCGGCCCGGGCGATGTCGACGAGGCGTACATCGGGCCCGGCGGCACCCGGTTCATGCCCGGTCACGCGGTCGCGCCGCAGAGCCGGGGCGGGCGCACCGTCACCGCCGCGTACGGCGAGCTCCGGCTGCTGGACTCCCGCACCGGCAAGACCTTGTGGAAGGCCGAACCTCCGGCCGGGCGCGGGGATTTCAGCCGCCCCGCGCTGATCACCGACGACCTGGTCGTCGCGACGGTCGGCGGTGTCTCGCTGGCCGCCGAGACGGCGGGCGCGTCCCTGCGCGCGTACGACCTCCACGACGGCTCGGTGCGCTGGGACTCCGAGCTGTCCCAGGAGGTGCCGGACCAGGCGACCGAGTACGCGTACGGGCCGGAGGCGCTCGTCGACGGCGTGCTGTACGTGTCCGTGCCCGGGGGCCTGTCCGCCGTCGACCCGCGCGACGGCGGCGTGATGGGCCAGCGTTACGTGACCGCCGGCTCTGGCGGCCCGGGCGGCTGCCCCCACCTCTTCTCGGGCGGCGGCACGATCCAGTGCCTGCGCCTGACGTCCACCGGCTCGGAGAAGACGGCCTTCCGTATCAACCGGTACACGCCGCGCACCCTGAAGCCGGTGGGCCACTACACGGTGCCGCTCGTGGACGGCCCCTCCGACCAGTTGTCCAACGTGTCGGCGTCCGGTGCCCGGTTCTCCCTGGCCTTCGACCGCCCCGGCAAGCGGCTGACCGTCACGGACACGCGCACCGGCAAGCACACGGCCACGGTGTCGCTGCCCGGCCTCGGCGCCGGGGTCTCGCCCCCGCTCCTGACCGACGGCCGGGCCGTCTTCGCGGACAACCACGCCCTGTACCTGCTGCCGCTGGACGCGGCGGGCCGGGCCGGCAAGCTGCGGAAGCTCCCGCTGCCGGGGGCTCCGGGCGACCGCGACGAGCCGCAGCCGAACCAGGACGGGACGGTGTTCAGCGAGGAGCTGCGGGTGCCCCAGGTGCTGCTGCTCGGCGGTGTCGCGCACGTCGTCTTCGACCAGGGCGCGGTCACCTCGATCGCCCTCCCGAACGCCTGA
- a CDS encoding M4 family metallopeptidase — MTPHISRRTTLSIATAVAAGALLTGALTTTGASAQPSAPSATPLALSATAHADLMHDASAQAADTAKELKLGSKEKLVVRDVVKDRDGATHTRYERTYEGLPVLGGDLVVHRTKSGAREGVTRATSKSIDVATSGASLKAAPSGARKVVWAASGTPRLAYEKVVKSTEKDGTPSRLHVITDAATGKKIFSYDDIKTGTGESQYSGSVEVGSKESGGSFALTDDTRGGHSTYDLKHGESGQGTLFTDDDDKWGDGTTNDAATAGVDAAYGAQVTWDYYKSVHGRSGINGDGKGAYSRVHYGNAYVNAFWDDSCFCMTYGDGEGDAKPLTSIDVAAHEMSHGVTAATGNMEYSGESGGLNEATSDIFGTSVEFYANNSKDVGDYLIGEMIDINGDGSPLRYMDKPSKDGSSLDSWSADAGNVDVHYSSGIANHFFYLLSEGSGKKTINGVDYDSPTSDGSTVTGIGRDKAEKIWFKALTTYFTSTTDYADARKGTISAATDLYGADSAEVKAVEAAWSGVNVK, encoded by the coding sequence GTGACCCCCCACATATCCCGGCGCACCACTCTGTCCATCGCCACGGCCGTCGCCGCCGGCGCGCTCCTGACGGGCGCGCTCACCACCACCGGCGCCTCGGCCCAGCCCTCCGCTCCCTCGGCCACCCCACTGGCCCTGAGCGCGACGGCCCACGCGGACCTCATGCACGACGCGAGCGCCCAGGCGGCCGACACTGCCAAGGAGTTGAAGCTCGGCTCCAAGGAGAAGCTGGTCGTCCGTGACGTGGTCAAGGACCGCGACGGCGCCACGCACACCCGCTACGAGCGCACCTATGAGGGCCTGCCCGTCCTCGGCGGCGACCTGGTCGTCCACCGGACCAAGTCCGGTGCGCGCGAGGGCGTCACCCGCGCCACCTCCAAGTCGATCGACGTGGCGACCTCGGGCGCCTCGCTGAAGGCCGCTCCGTCCGGCGCCCGCAAGGTCGTCTGGGCCGCCTCCGGCACCCCGCGCCTGGCCTACGAGAAGGTCGTCAAGTCCACGGAGAAGGACGGCACTCCGAGCCGCCTGCACGTCATCACCGACGCCGCCACCGGCAAGAAGATCTTCTCCTACGACGACATCAAGACCGGCACCGGCGAGTCGCAGTACAGCGGCAGCGTCGAGGTCGGCAGCAAGGAGTCCGGCGGCTCGTTCGCCCTCACGGACGACACGCGCGGCGGCCACTCCACGTACGACCTGAAGCACGGCGAGTCCGGCCAGGGCACGCTGTTCACGGACGACGACGACAAGTGGGGTGACGGCACCACCAACGACGCCGCCACCGCCGGTGTCGACGCCGCCTACGGCGCGCAGGTCACCTGGGACTACTACAAGAGCGTGCACGGCCGCAGCGGCATCAACGGCGACGGCAAGGGCGCGTACTCCCGGGTCCACTACGGCAACGCGTACGTCAACGCGTTCTGGGACGACAGCTGCTTCTGCATGACCTACGGCGACGGCGAGGGCGACGCCAAGCCGCTCACGTCGATCGACGTGGCCGCGCACGAGATGAGCCACGGCGTCACCGCGGCCACCGGCAACATGGAGTACTCGGGCGAGTCCGGCGGCCTGAACGAGGCGACGTCCGACATCTTCGGCACGTCCGTGGAGTTCTACGCGAACAACTCCAAGGACGTCGGTGACTACCTCATCGGCGAGATGATCGACATCAACGGCGACGGCTCGCCGCTGCGCTACATGGACAAGCCGAGCAAGGACGGCTCCTCGCTCGACTCCTGGTCGGCCGACGCCGGGAACGTGGACGTCCACTACTCCTCCGGCATCGCGAACCACTTCTTCTACCTGCTCAGCGAGGGCAGCGGCAAGAAGACGATCAACGGCGTCGACTACGACTCGCCGACCTCGGACGGCTCCACCGTCACGGGCATCGGCCGGGACAAGGCCGAGAAGATCTGGTTCAAGGCCCTGACGACGTACTTCACGTCGACGACGGACTACGCCGACGCCCGCAAGGGCACGATCAGCGCCGCCACCGACCTGTACGGGGCCGACTCGGCCGAGGTCAAGGCCGTCGAGGCCGCCTGGTCCGGCGTGAACGTCAAGTAA